One genomic region from Fervidobacterium gondwanense DSM 13020 encodes:
- a CDS encoding TetR/AcrR family transcriptional regulator, producing the protein MPRQKRIPQRTDGIESKERLKSAAVKLFSKNNFANVSISQISKKSGLSSAAFYQYYLSKDEIFREIADEFFSGLRQFLTGTSLSEVGLSYIRYCNNNKHFVKAMHLNEYHFEWIRNNLEEILYSVSKKFELSEVGHFYFWSPLRFAVNFGDLLDVEIQPDIFVKIVLKGINYKVFKGNVRQLPDDIFNFQPVKHLLSGDEKREIILANAESLFGTYGFNKTQIYDIARASGIAVGTFYLYFKTKKELLKELVEWISRGLRYNVKLAVERYKNEPRIIQEIAGLYAFVQFFKNHTNMYKVVRESQSLDLELAKTYYISIYKPYYSNLRSLFENASKDEVINYDKDVLSKYYSLMLMGLGHYLGEKYLISGRVAETENLEKFLQDLCVYIFEGLGGE; encoded by the coding sequence TTGCCAAGGCAGAAGAGAATTCCGCAAAGAACAGATGGAATAGAATCGAAGGAACGATTGAAATCTGCAGCAGTGAAACTATTCAGCAAGAATAATTTTGCAAATGTATCCATTTCCCAGATCTCAAAGAAGTCAGGACTAAGCAGTGCTGCGTTCTACCAATATTACCTTAGTAAAGACGAAATTTTCAGAGAAATTGCAGATGAATTTTTTTCTGGATTAAGGCAGTTTCTGACAGGAACAAGTCTTTCTGAAGTAGGGTTGAGCTATATAAGGTATTGCAATAATAATAAACATTTTGTGAAAGCAATGCATTTAAATGAATACCACTTCGAATGGATTAGAAACAATCTTGAAGAAATACTCTACAGTGTGTCAAAAAAATTCGAATTGTCTGAAGTTGGACATTTCTATTTCTGGTCACCACTGAGATTTGCTGTGAATTTTGGCGACTTGCTTGATGTAGAGATTCAGCCAGATATTTTTGTAAAAATAGTTCTGAAGGGTATAAATTACAAAGTTTTTAAAGGTAACGTTAGGCAGTTGCCTGATGATATTTTTAACTTTCAGCCGGTCAAACATTTGCTTTCAGGTGATGAGAAACGTGAAATTATACTTGCTAACGCGGAAAGTCTTTTTGGAACCTATGGTTTCAACAAGACTCAAATTTACGATATAGCAAGAGCTTCAGGAATAGCTGTAGGGACTTTCTATCTCTATTTCAAAACCAAAAAAGAGTTACTGAAAGAACTTGTAGAGTGGATCAGTCGAGGATTGAGGTACAATGTTAAGCTTGCAGTCGAGAGATATAAAAATGAGCCGAGGATAATTCAAGAGATAGCAGGTCTTTATGCATTTGTTCAGTTTTTTAAAAATCATACCAATATGTACAAAGTAGTTCGAGAAAGTCAATCGTTAGATTTGGAGTTAGCAAAGACTTATTACATCTCAATTTATAAACCATATTACAGTAATTTAAGATCGCTCTTTGAAAATGCTTCCAAAGATGAGGTTATAAATTATGACAAAGATGTCCTATCCAAATATTATTCATTGATGCTTATGGGTTTGGGACACTATTTAGGTGAGAAGTACCTCATAAGCGGAAGAGTAGCCGAGACAGAAAATTTAGAAAAGTTTCTCCAAGATCTATGTGTTTACATTTTCGAAGGCTTAGGGGGCGAATGA
- a CDS encoding acetyl-CoA hydrolase/transferase family protein, which translates to MRLARIRELYDRKLIDVDSVLSLLKDNWTIVVGMTPMEPKMFLRNLHKTQANGLEVYTCLNTEPYEFCSNPEYFERFYNYSWFFGPYNRKSSRNTFYVPNNLHQAGTNLIDSSHVNVFVGVASPMDEKGFFTLSASVVYEKDVLENADIVILEVNPKAPRTHGDTQIHITDVDYLIEVDYNLPQAELLEPTDIEKKIAENIVELIEDGSTIQLGIGGIPNAVAKFLVNKKDLGVHTEMFTESMIDLFAAGVITNKKKTLWNGKFVCTFAYGSERMYKFVDDNPSVLFLRGRYVNDPYVISQNEKMVSINTALMVDLTGNVCSEALGTTHYSGTGGQLDTHRGAVKSKGGKGIIAMRSTAKDGQVSTIVPLLPQGSPITVPRQELDYIVTEWGAVKLRGLPVRKRALALISVSHPDFRDSLLQEARKLGII; encoded by the coding sequence GTGCGTTTAGCAAGGATAAGAGAACTATATGACCGAAAGCTTATCGATGTTGATTCCGTTCTTTCGTTATTGAAAGATAACTGGACGATAGTTGTCGGAATGACGCCAATGGAACCAAAAATGTTCCTCAGAAATCTTCATAAGACACAGGCTAATGGCTTGGAAGTATATACTTGTCTAAATACCGAACCATACGAATTTTGTTCAAACCCTGAGTATTTCGAAAGGTTTTATAATTACTCTTGGTTCTTCGGACCGTACAACAGAAAGTCTTCAAGGAATACTTTTTACGTTCCCAACAACTTGCACCAAGCAGGCACTAATTTAATAGATTCAAGTCACGTAAATGTGTTTGTTGGTGTTGCTTCCCCAATGGATGAGAAGGGGTTTTTCACGCTTTCGGCAAGCGTTGTGTATGAAAAGGATGTCTTGGAAAATGCCGATATTGTAATTCTAGAAGTTAATCCAAAAGCTCCACGCACGCATGGAGATACTCAGATTCATATTACAGATGTGGATTATCTAATTGAGGTAGATTATAACCTGCCCCAGGCAGAACTTCTCGAACCAACAGATATTGAAAAAAAGATAGCTGAAAACATTGTGGAACTTATTGAAGACGGTTCAACGATTCAGCTCGGAATCGGTGGAATACCAAATGCTGTCGCAAAGTTTTTGGTAAATAAGAAGGATTTGGGAGTTCATACAGAGATGTTCACTGAAAGTATGATTGACCTCTTTGCGGCAGGGGTTATTACCAACAAAAAGAAAACCTTATGGAACGGAAAATTTGTCTGTACCTTCGCATATGGAAGCGAGAGAATGTACAAATTTGTTGATGACAATCCTTCAGTCTTATTTTTACGTGGTCGATACGTCAATGATCCATACGTAATATCACAAAACGAGAAGATGGTTAGCATAAACACTGCTTTGATGGTTGACTTAACTGGCAATGTCTGCTCAGAAGCTCTTGGAACAACTCATTACAGCGGTACTGGTGGACAACTCGATACTCATCGTGGCGCTGTAAAAAGTAAAGGTGGAAAAGGTATAATTGCGATGAGGTCAACAGCCAAAGATGGGCAAGTATCAACAATCGTTCCATTACTTCCACAGGGATCACCAATCACTGTTCCGAGACAAGAGCTTGACTATATAGTAACAGAGTGGGGAGCTGTAAAGTTGAGAGGTCTTCCAGTTAGAAAAAGAGCACTTGCGCTGATTTCTGTATCACACCCTGATTTTAGGGATAGCCTTTTGCAAGAAGCAAGAAAACTCGGAATTATTTAA